CCTTTCTGATTTTTTCCGATGCTGCTTTTATCCGGGTAAATTCTGCTTTATCATAGTTTTCCGGCAAATCAATCCAGCCCAAAAAGTCATTTCCCGGCCCGGTTTTGTTATGTAAAGCGTTGTGAGCTGATTCAACATAGTCATTTAAATAATCGATTTCATTCTGGTTTAAAAAACGTAATGCTTTGTCATAGGAAAAATTAATGTGTGTCATAGTGTCCTCCTTGGTTGAACATTTCCCTTTTACTTTACCGAAGTGATAATGGTAAATCAAGAATCACCTTTTTCGATCTTTATTTCATCGGGACAGTGCTTCTCTCGATGGTTTATAGCCTAAATCGGACCAATTCTGTCAAGACAGCGTTCCTCACAGTGATTTCTACCCTGATTTCTGCAGAGGTAGACTAACAATCATATAAAGTTATGTCGCATTTTATAGTTTTTTTATCATAAGTAACAAAACATAAACAAAAAGAGACCCTCTCAAATGATGGTAACTGCAATAGTTAAGACATATTTGAGAAAGCCTCTATTTTAAAAACTACTTTTTAAATGTTCCCTCACGTTCTTCTGATTGTTCAATCCATTCTTCCAGTTTATCCTTTAATGTGTTAAAACCGGAATTGGCTTCTTGCTTTGGTGCTTGATTTGTATGTGGCTTCGGACGATTTTTAGGTGGTTCTTCTGTGGCACGGATGGATAATGATACTTTGCTATTTTCTTCATCAACGTTCAGGACTTTTACTTTTACCTCGTCGCCAACAGCTAAATGATCATTAATATCTTTTACATATCCATGTGTTACTTCAGAAATATGAACTAATCCCTGGATTTCTTCGTCTAATGCAACAAATGCACCATATGGTTGAATTCCCGTAATCTTTCCATTTAAAATTTGACCAGTCTCAAATTTGTTTGTCATGCTGAACAACTCCTATACCTTATTCGATTCTTTTCGCACAATAAAACATTCTAGCATAAATTTTGATTCCAGGCAAAAAATATAAGAAAGTACTTGAGGGAAGGATGATACGCTTGATTCCAATAAATTCGGAAATGGAAGGTAAAATATTTTCGTTATATGTTCTGGCTGAATTGCTGAAGCCTCAGGGAATTGTTAGCGAATCAACCCTGGATTATGAAAATGGATTTTTTGATTTACAAGTTTTTACAGGTGGTGATTATTATAATTTGAGATTACCGTTTTATGCTGTTACAGAGTCACTGGACTATCCAGGTGTAACGGTTCGGGTGGAGCAGCCATTTATACTCACACAACAATACCAGAACGGTTATGATGAGGAGAAAATTGGGGGATACGTGGATCAGGCCCAGCTATCTGGTAATATAAATACTGAATATATGGACGTCGGCAAAATAATTGTAAAAAAAGTGGAGCGGCTCCTATTCCCAGGAAGATAGGATAATTAATGTATCGTTATTTTCCAGTACGAAGTCGTTTGAAGGATTTATTTTCCACTCACTTTCACGGATGAGACCAATCAATATCTCATGATTTTCCATAAAAAAAACTGCAGCTTCCTTGAAGGATTTTTCATCCAGCTCATCCGGGACTTCAATATGAATGAACTGCTGGTTATTCAACAAGTTTAATACTGTTTCAAATGGTTTTGTTTGTTTTTTATGAAAAAGCTCATGATAAAACAGCGTACTCATAAAGTCATTTGAACTGATAACTGTGTCTGCACCTGCACGGATGGCATTCTCAACCTGGCTGATGGTAAGAATCTCTGCATTAATCGGTATATCCTGGTTATTTCCACGAACAGCGATGGTTGACAGGATTGTGTTTATATCAGCTTTTCGTTCCTCTACCGTAATGTCGGATGAAATAAGCACGGCAGCAGCAGCGTCAACATTTGCCTGCACCAGCACTGCATCCTCGCTTGGATCCCCATGAATGAAATGGACCGGGTAATGCCGATATGGCAGCTTATTAAGTGAACGGTCAATAAGTACAATTTCCTGTGTTGAATCCTTATCGTCAATCTCTTCCACCAATTGTCTTGTCCGCTCATTCCAGCCTATGATAATAATATGGTTTGTACC
The genomic region above belongs to Virgibacillus doumboii and contains:
- the yugI gene encoding S1 domain-containing post-transcriptional regulator GSP13, which codes for MTNKFETGQILNGKITGIQPYGAFVALDEEIQGLVHISEVTHGYVKDINDHLAVGDEVKVKVLNVDEENSKVSLSIRATEEPPKNRPKPHTNQAPKQEANSGFNTLKDKLEEWIEQSEEREGTFKK
- a CDS encoding YugN family protein is translated as MIRLIPINSEMEGKIFSLYVLAELLKPQGIVSESTLDYENGFFDLQVFTGGDYYNLRLPFYAVTESLDYPGVTVRVEQPFILTQQYQNGYDEEKIGGYVDQAQLSGNINTEYMDVGKIIVKKVERLLFPGR
- a CDS encoding potassium channel family protein, which codes for MNLEAFKHIFFRLPIIVRLLLSVITLMVVFGTVIHLIEPRQFPTIFEGIWWAFITGATVGYGDYVPLTTTGRIVAIFLILSGGGMLTFYLTTIATSAINHEEDLSQGKVSFNGTNHIIIIGWNERTRQLVEEIDDKDSTQEIVLIDRSLNKLPYRHYPVHFIHGDPSEDAVLVQANVDAAAAVLISSDITVEERKADINTILSTIAVRGNNQDIPINAEILTISQVENAIRAGADTVISSNDFMSTLFYHELFHKKQTKPFETVLNLLNNQQFIHIEVPDELDEKSFKEAAVFFMENHEILIGLIRESEWKINPSNDFVLENNDTLIILSSWE